Part of the Bacillus solimangrovi genome, ATGGTGAGCCATGAAGGATTCGAACCTTCGACCCTCTGATTAAAAGTCAGATGCTCTACCAACTGAGCTAATGGCTCATCTTAACTTGCGACGCTTTTTATAATAACACATAAAATTATAAAGGCGCAATACTTTTTTTAAAAAAATTCACTTCTACCACACATATAAAGAAAAAACAGTGCCGCATAATAAAAATGATGCGGCACTTTGTTTATTATTGTGGTGAATAAACGCTACGTACCATGTTTGTTTGCTTACGATCAGGACCCACCGAGAAGATTGATAATGGAATACCTGTAAGCTGAGAAATACGTTCAATATAATGACGTGCATTTTGAGGTAATTCCGTCAAATTGCTAACGCCTGTAATATCTTCCTTCCAACCTGGAAGCTCTTCATATACTGGTTCACATTGTTCTAGTATTTTCAAACTTGCTGGGAACTCATCAATTACTTCACCTTTATATTTGTAAGCAACACAAATTTTCAGTGTTTCAATTCCAGTTAATACGTCAATGGAGTTTAGAGATAAATCAGTAATACCACTAACACGACGAGCATGACGTACAACTACACTATCAAACCATCCAACACGGCGTGGACGACCTGTAGTTGTACCATATTCACGACCGACTTCACGAATTTGTTGACCAATTTCATTATCGAGTTCAGTTGGGAAAGGACCATCTCCAACTCGAGTTGTATATGCTTTCGATACACCTACAACATGTTTTATTTTTGAGGGACCGACGCCAGAACCAATTGTTACTCCACCAGCGATTGGGTTAGAAGAAGTAACAAACGGGTATGTGCCTTGGTCAATGTCCAACATAACACCTTGAGCACCTTCAAACAATACACGGCGACCTTCGTCTAATGCATTATTAAGTACAACAGATGTGTCACAAACATGATGTTTAATCTGTTGGCCATATTCATAGTATTCATCCAAAATATCTTCTAATTTAAATCCTTCTGTTTCATACATTTTTTCGAACAGACGGTTCTTTTCTTTTAAATTATGTGCAAGTTTTAATTCGAATTCTTCACGATCTAAAAGATCGGCAATACGAATTCCTACACGTGCTGCCTTATCCATATACGCTGGGCCAATGCCTTTTTTCGTTGTTCCAATCTTGTTTGCACCTTTACGTTCTTCTTCTACCGCATCCAACTTAAGGTGATATGGAAGAATGACGTGTGCACGATTGCTAATGCGTAAATTATCCGTACTTACACCACGTTCATGAAGGTAAGCAAGCTCTTGAACAAGTGCCTTCGGATCTACTACCATCCCATTACCAATTACACAAATTTTATCGTTGAAAAAAATCCCTGAAGGAATTAAATGAAGCTTGTACGTTTCACCGTTAAAAGCAATTGTATGTCCAGCATTATTACCACCTTGATAACGTGCTACTACTTCTGCATTTTCAGATAAATAATCAGTAATTTTCCCTTTACCTTCATCGCCCCATTGGGTTCCAACTACTACAACTGATGACATGCCCCTCGCACCTCCGCTTTTCCTCTTAGAAAATACACTGCTTAACCTGTTCACGCAATATAAGCAGCTGTTTTTATTTAATATATTATTTACATTAATAAGTTAATTTAACCACAGCTAGTGTATCAGTACGCTAAAGGAAAGTCAATAAAATCCGAACAATTATTATGCAATAATACATATTTGTTCGTTCTATTTGAACTTAGGAGGCATGTGATGGCACATTTTGTTCTTGGTGAGCACGATCCAAGTTTACAAACTTGTTGTATTCTTTTAAAAATGCAAGTTCAACAGTACCCACAGGACCATTACGTTGTTTTGCAATAATTATTTCAATGATATTTTTACTTTCACTTTCTTTATCATAATAATCGTCACGATATAAGAATCCAACAATATCCGCATCTTGTTCAATACTTCCTGATTCTCGAATGTCAGACATCATTGGACGTTTATCTTGACGTGACTCTACCCCACGTGAGAGCTGTGATAATGCAATAACAGGTACTTCTAACTCTCGAGCTAAAGCTTTCAATGAGCGGGAAATCTCTGAAACTTCCTGCTGGCGGTTCTCCCCGCCTCGGCCACTTCCTTGAATCAATTGAAGATAATCAATCAAAATCATTCCAAGACCTTGTTCCTGTTTCAAACGTCTGCACTTAGCACGTATATCTCCAACACGAATACCTGGCGTATCATCAATAAATATACCAGCATTAGCAAGACTCCCCATTGCCATTGTTAGCTTCTCCCAATCCTTCTCATCCATGTTCCCTGTACGAAGAGCCTGTGCATCAATATTACCTTCAGCACACAACATACGCATTACAAGCTGTTGAGCACCCATCTCCAAACTAAATATAGCGACATTTTCATCTGCCTTTGTCGCCACATTTTGAGCGATGTTCAAAGCGAACGCCGTCTTACCTACTGACGGTCTGGCAGCGACAATAATTAGGTCATTACGTTGAAAACCAGCAGTCATATTATCTAGATCAACGAAACCCGTTGGAATTCCTGTTATATCACCTTTACGATTATGCAGTGTTTCGATGTTATCGTATGTTTCTACTAATACATCTTTAATAACTTGGAAAGCACCCGCATTTTTTCTTTGCGCAACTTCTAAAATAGTTTTTTCAGCATCATTTAGGAGTGCATCAATATCATCATCATGAGTATAGCTATCACTGACAACATTTGTTGCAGCGCGAATAAGCCTTCTTAGCGTCGACTTTTCTTCAACAATTTTACCGTAATACTCAACATTCGCTGCTGTTGGTACCGAATCAGCAAGCTCACTTAAATAAGAAACTCCCCCTGCTTCTTCTAAGAGCTTTCGTTTTGATAATTCGGACGTTACGGTTACTAAATCAACAGGTTCTCCTCGCTCTGCAATATCAAGCATCACTTCAAAAATTTTTTGGTGTGCTACACGGTAAAAGTCTTCAGGAATTAACATTTCCGAAGCATTTGTTATAGCAGATGATTCTAGAAATACCGCACCTAGTACCGCTTGTTCTGCTTCTATATTTTGAGGAGGTGTACGGTCAGAAAACAGATCACTCATTCAAAAACTCCTCTCTTATTCTATTATTTATATTCACTTTTATATTAGATAAACTTTATATTCTCTATATGATCATCTTGTCATTCACTCTAAAAAAGATAACTACTAACTTAGTATAGTAATTAGCTTTGACCTTTTCAAACATCTAAACAAGGTTATATATGAAAACTTCTCCAATATAAAAATATCAATCCAAACAATTTTTTGTCCACTGGAGCTAGGAGTCAGCCATTATTTCATTTGACATGAAAAGGGCACATACCATTCTCACAGTATGTGCCTCCAATTTTAATGTTCATTATTATTGTTCAGTAACATGTACCTTCAGTGTTGCTATTACATCATTGTATAATTTAACTGGTACATTGCGATAACCTAGTGCACGAATCGGTTCACCTAACTCGATTTTACGTTTATCGATCTTGATATTGTGAGATGCTTTCAATTCATCTGCAATCTGTTTGCTCGTAATTGAACCAAATAAACGTCCACCGTCACCAGCTTTAGTTTTAAGCTCAATTGTTAAGCTTTCAAGCTTTGCTTTCAATTGTTTTGCTTCCTCTAACTCTTCAGCTGCATTTTGTTTTTGTTTATTATTCTTCGCTTCTAGTGCCTTCATGTTACCTTTGTTCGCTTCTACAGCTAGATTGTTTTTTAATAGGTAGTTACGAGCGTAACCATCAGATACGTTTTTGACGTCTCCTTTTTTCCCTTTACCTTTAACGTCTTCTAATAAAATAACCTTCATTCTCCATTCCCTCCATCTACATATTCATCAACAACTGCTTTAAGTTGTTCTTCCACTTCATCAACGGTTGCATCTTCAATCTGTGTTGCAGCATTTGTAAGATGCCCTCCGCCGTTCATACCTTCCATTATTAATTGCACATTAATATCACCTAATGAACGAGCACTAACACTTACTTTACCATCATCTCGAAGCGAAATAACAAAGGAAGCGATGACTCCCGTCATTGAAAGTAATGCATCTGCAGCCTGTGCAATCATAACTTGACCGTATGTTTCATTAGGATCTGCTTTTGATATTGCAATTCCATCTCGATAGATTGTTGCACTCTCAATTAACCTAGAACGCTTCACATATTCTTCTAAATTCTCTTTTAAGAATGTTTGAACAAGAATCGTATCTGCACCCTGTCCTCTGAGATATGAGGCTGCATCAAAAGTTCTTGATCCCGTTCTAAGTGTGAAACTTTTCGTATCAACAACAATTCCTGCTAATAAAGCCGTTGATTCTAAGCTATCAAGCTTTAAATGCTTCGGTTGATACTCAAGTAGCTCTGTCACCAATTCAGCTGTAGAGGATGCATATGGCTCCATATAGACGAGCAAGGGGTTCTCGATAAACTCTTCTCCTCGGCGATGATGGTCAATGACAACGACATGATCAACGCGATGTAGCAATCGTTCATCAATTACTAGTGACGGCTTATGCGTATCAACGATAACAAGTAATGTACCTTCATTAATGATCTCTAGTGCTTCATCCGGTGAAATGAATCTATTCCACAAATCATTATTTTGCCTAATATTATCTACTAAACGCTGAACACCTGTATCTAGCCCTTCTTTATTAATGACTACATATCCATTTGCATCATTTACTTCAGCAACTTTCAGAACCCCTATCGATGCACCAATCGAATCCATATCTGGAGATTTATGACCCATAATAATAACATTATCACTAGCAAGTACAAGTTCGCGCAGCGCATGGGAAATGACACGTGCACGAACTCTTGTCCGTTTTTCAACAGGATTGGTTTTTCCACCGTAGAATTTTACTTTTCCATTGACTTGTTTAATTGCTACTTGGTCTCCTCCACGGCCGAGAGCCAAGTCTAAACTAGATTGAGCAAGTGAACCTAACTCAGGCAGTGAATCTGAACCTTCCCCTATTCCTATACTTAAGGTTAGAGGTACGTTTTGCTTCGAAGTGAATTCACGAATTTGGTCAAGTATATCAAATTTTGTGCGTTCAAGCTGCTCTAAAATTTGTTGACTTAAAACCGCGACAAACCTCTCCGAAGAAGTTCGTTTTAAAAAGATCCCGTTATCAATAGACCATTTATTTAACATTGATGTGACCTGGCTGTTAATCCTACTCTTCAATTGGTCATTCATGCCTTGTGTCAACTCATCATAGTTATCTAAATAGATAACACCCAAAATAGGTTGCCCTTCTTCATATAGCCGTTCAATTTCTGTTTTCTCAGTAATGTCAAAGAAATATAATAGTTTTTCTTCTCTTTTGATTTGGACACGAAAATTATGCTCATTAATTTGAATAATTTCTTCATCAGATTCATCGTTTAATACAGGTGATAAAGCTTCAGAGATATCATTAATAGACAGGCCTACTAGCGTATCGTGCTCAAACCAAGAGCCGATGTATGGATTAGCCCATTCGATTTGATAATCATCGTTATACAATATGATACCAATTGGCATTTCCATTAACGCTTCTTCACCGACTTTTTTCACTCGATATGAGAGAGTCGATATGTACTGTTCTGTTTCTTCTTGGATTTGCTGTTCGTATCGATAAGTCGAATAAGTGATCCCGGACAAAATGATTAAAGCTATTATTGCCGCTTCCCAACGATAAAAACTCAAATAAATAATTAATATTATTGTAAATAATAAAAACAGAAAAAATGGATAGCTGAGCCACCGTTTTTTCAAAAAGTTTGGCATACTGTCAGCTCCTACACACAAATTAACATCATGTATGTTACTTGACTGCTTCTAATTATTTTTGCTCTTTCAACCGTTGACGTAAATCAAACCCTAAATCAATTATACCTAAGATCCTTATAAGATAAAGTAAGAAAGGTAAGATGATTGCAACAATTGTTATAATGATTGGAATTGGCTTAGCTAACCCCTTCCATCTTGCAAAGAAGAAAATAAAACCTAAACCTTGTATCGTCATAACCGCCTCTAATACGATAAAGAGGTTTAAAATAACTAATTCCCACCATGTCCCTTGTGAAATTCCAATATAAAACATCAAAGAAACGATTAGGTAGTACCATAAGAGAGCTCTTGGAAAAATCCACTCCGAAAAAGGTGGAAATGAAGGAATGTTATCATTTTTTCGTCTTAACAATTTAAAAGCAATAACTTGAATTACAAACGCTAAACCAAT contains:
- a CDS encoding adenylosuccinate synthase, translated to MSSVVVVGTQWGDEGKGKITDYLSENAEVVARYQGGNNAGHTIAFNGETYKLHLIPSGIFFNDKICVIGNGMVVDPKALVQELAYLHERGVSTDNLRISNRAHVILPYHLKLDAVEEERKGANKIGTTKKGIGPAYMDKAARVGIRIADLLDREEFELKLAHNLKEKNRLFEKMYETEGFKLEDILDEYYEYGQQIKHHVCDTSVVLNNALDEGRRVLFEGAQGVMLDIDQGTYPFVTSSNPIAGGVTIGSGVGPSKIKHVVGVSKAYTTRVGDGPFPTELDNEIGQQIREVGREYGTTTGRPRRVGWFDSVVVRHARRVSGITDLSLNSIDVLTGIETLKICVAYKYKGEVIDEFPASLKILEQCEPVYEELPGWKEDITGVSNLTELPQNARHYIERISQLTGIPLSIFSVGPDRKQTNMVRSVYSPQ
- the dnaB gene encoding replicative DNA helicase, with the protein product MSDLFSDRTPPQNIEAEQAVLGAVFLESSAITNASEMLIPEDFYRVAHQKIFEVMLDIAERGEPVDLVTVTSELSKRKLLEEAGGVSYLSELADSVPTAANVEYYGKIVEEKSTLRRLIRAATNVVSDSYTHDDDIDALLNDAEKTILEVAQRKNAGAFQVIKDVLVETYDNIETLHNRKGDITGIPTGFVDLDNMTAGFQRNDLIIVAARPSVGKTAFALNIAQNVATKADENVAIFSLEMGAQQLVMRMLCAEGNIDAQALRTGNMDEKDWEKLTMAMGSLANAGIFIDDTPGIRVGDIRAKCRRLKQEQGLGMILIDYLQLIQGSGRGGENRQQEVSEISRSLKALARELEVPVIALSQLSRGVESRQDKRPMMSDIRESGSIEQDADIVGFLYRDDYYDKESESKNIIEIIIAKQRNGPVGTVELAFLKEYNKFVNLDRAHQEQNVPSHAS
- the rplI gene encoding 50S ribosomal protein L9, whose product is MKVILLEDVKGKGKKGDVKNVSDGYARNYLLKNNLAVEANKGNMKALEAKNNKQKQNAAEELEEAKQLKAKLESLTIELKTKAGDGGRLFGSITSKQIADELKASHNIKIDKRKIELGEPIRALGYRNVPVKLYNDVIATLKVHVTEQ
- a CDS encoding DHH family phosphoesterase, which encodes MPNFLKKRWLSYPFFLFLLFTIILIIYLSFYRWEAAIIALIILSGITYSTYRYEQQIQEETEQYISTLSYRVKKVGEEALMEMPIGIILYNDDYQIEWANPYIGSWFEHDTLVGLSINDISEALSPVLNDESDEEIIQINEHNFRVQIKREEKLLYFFDITEKTEIERLYEEGQPILGVIYLDNYDELTQGMNDQLKSRINSQVTSMLNKWSIDNGIFLKRTSSERFVAVLSQQILEQLERTKFDILDQIREFTSKQNVPLTLSIGIGEGSDSLPELGSLAQSSLDLALGRGGDQVAIKQVNGKVKFYGGKTNPVEKRTRVRARVISHALRELVLASDNVIIMGHKSPDMDSIGASIGVLKVAEVNDANGYVVINKEGLDTGVQRLVDNIRQNNDLWNRFISPDEALEIINEGTLLVIVDTHKPSLVIDERLLHRVDHVVVIDHHRRGEEFIENPLLVYMEPYASSTAELVTELLEYQPKHLKLDSLESTALLAGIVVDTKSFTLRTGSRTFDAASYLRGQGADTILVQTFLKENLEEYVKRSRLIESATIYRDGIAISKADPNETYGQVMIAQAADALLSMTGVIASFVISLRDDGKVSVSARSLGDINVQLIMEGMNGGGHLTNAATQIEDATVDEVEEQLKAVVDEYVDGGNGE